From a single Cygnus atratus isolate AKBS03 ecotype Queensland, Australia chromosome 10, CAtr_DNAZoo_HiC_assembly, whole genome shotgun sequence genomic region:
- the BHLHE40 gene encoding class E basic helix-loop-helix protein 40, with amino-acid sequence MERIPSAQPPPACLGKLPALESGDVPGLDFAHMYQVYKPRRGLKRSEDAKETYKLPHRLIEKKRRDRINECIAQLKDLLPEHLKLTTLGHLEKAVVLELTLKHVKALTNLIEQQQQKIIALQNGLQAGDLSSRNLDSSQEMFRSGFQMCAKEMLQYLAKHENGKELKSSQLVSHLHRMASEVLQGGAGRKAGDIPPKMVDLKEKPVSLSKAAEGHGKNCVPVIQRTFAHSSGEQSGSDTDTDSGYGGELEKSDSKSEQQYFKKDTDLKYTVQERISSIKQETEDPPAKRSRLETPEDEGPFGSDMMGSSNGFLGPHAHQPPLCLPFYLIPPSATAYLPMLEKCWYPASVPVLYPSLPASAAALTGFMNPDKISPPLLMPQRLPSPVPAHSPIDSSALLQALKQIPPLNLETKD; translated from the exons ATGGAGCGCATCCCCAGCGCGCAGCCCCCGCCCGCCTGCCTGGGCAAGCTGCCCGCCCTGGAGAGCGGCGACGTGCCGGG GCTGGACTTCGCGCACATGTACCAAGTGTACAAGCCCAGGAGGGGGCTGAAGCGCAGCGAGGACGCCAAG GAGACCTACAAGCTGCCCCACAGGCTCATCGAGAAGAAGCGGCGCGACCGCATCAACGAGTGCATCGCCCAGCTCAAGGACCTGCTGCCCGAGCACCTCAAGCTCACG ACCCTGGGTCACCTGGAGAAGGCTGTGGTTCTCGAGCTTACCTTGAAGCACGTGAAAGCACTGACCAACCTCattgagcagcagcagcagaaaataattgctttacaGAACGGTTTACAAGCGG GTGACCTGTCATCAAGAAACCTTGATTCCAGCCAGGAAATGTTTCGATCTGGTTTCCAGATGTGTGCCAAGGAAATGCTGCAATACCTGGCAAAGCACGAGAACGGCAAGGAGCTGAAGTCGTCCCAGCTGGTCAGCCATCTGCACCGCATGGCCTCCGAGGTGCTCCAGGGCGGAGCCGGCCGAAAGGCCGGAGACATCCCTCCTAAAATGGTGGACTTGAAAGAGAAACCCGTCTCCTTGAGCAAAGCGGCCGAGGGGCACGGGAAGAACTGTGTGCCCGTGATCCAGAGGACATTTGCGCACTCCAGCGGGGAGCAGAGCGGCAGcgacacagacacagacagcgGGTACGGGGGAGAGCTGGAGAAAAGTGACTCCAAATCCgaacagcagtattttaaaaaggatacCGATCTCAAATACACTGTCCAGGAGAGAATAAGCTCTATTAAGCAAGAGACTGAGGACCCGCCGGCCAAAAGGAGCAGGCTGGAGACGCCTGAAGACGAAGGGCCTTTTGGCAGTGACATGATGGGCTCCTCGAACGGCTTCCTGGGCCCCCACGCTCACCAGCCCCCGTTGTGCCTGCCTTTTTATTTGATCCCGCCATCCGCAACGGCTTATCTGCCAATGCTGGAGAAGTGCTGGTACCCAGCGTCCGTCCCCGTCCTGTACCCCAGCCTCCCGGCCTCTGCCGCAGCGCTCACGGGGTTCATGAACCCCGACAAAATCTCCCCCCCTCTGCTGATGCCCCAGAGACTCCCTTCCCCGGTACCAGCCCATTCCCCCATCGACTCCTCGGCTCTGCTTCAAGCTTTGAAGCAGATTCCTCCGTTGAACTTGGAAACCAAAGACTGA